The genomic segment GCGGCACCTGTTGCACGCCGATGGCATTGCGGGTGATCAGCAGCACCATGGAGATCTTCAGGAACGCCGTGCAGACGATCAGAAACAGCGGGATCAACGACAGCGCACCCAAAAACAGCGCGAGCATGATGGGGTTCATGCCGTCCAACATCATCGATCAAATACCACACGGGTAATCCGCAGGCCCAGGCGCCCATCTACGTCTACCAGCTCACCGTGGGCAACCACGCGTTCGCCATGGCACAACGTGGCTTCACCTGGCGCGATGCCGGTAATACCCACCACCGAACCCGGCGCTAAGCGTTGCATCTCGTCGAGGGTAAAACTGACATCCCCTGCGCGTACAGTCAGTTCAAGGCTCAAACCGTTCAGCGCAGAGGCGGGCGCGGCGTCGTGAGCTGGCATGTCTGTCGGGGCGTGGTCGTCCCAGGGTTGCCTAGGTTCTTCGTCGAACGGGACACTGGCTTCTTTCTTGCCCACGTCGCTATCGGCCCCAAAGTGTGGCTCATTCATGGTGTAGGTCTTCCTCGTGAAGCAGCCGGAGCTGCAATTGGTCGTTCAAGGTTTCGCTGTGTACGCGCCACAGGCGCTCACCCAACAGCAATCGGCCCTGGCCCTGGGGGTCGAAGCGCGGGGTGGCGGGCAGCAACACATCGCCGGGGCGTAATGAGCGCAGTTCATTGACGCTCAGCTGCAAGCGGCCGAGTTCCAGCGGGCAGTGCAAGGGCCAGTCCTGCGGCCATTGCTGTTCGAGGTAGTGCCAAGGGGCGGCATCGAACAGCTGTAGCAGGATGTCGGCGCCGCACTTCACTACTCCGTGGACCCGCTCGCCGCCGCGCTCGACACCGATGCGGCACTCCAGGCACTCGGCCAGCGGTGGGCAAGCCTGCGGTATGGGTTCGAGAGGCGAAAGCAGGTCGTAAATAGCGTCTGGAAACTGTTGATTGATCAACTGCCAGTACCACGCTTGTAGTTCTCCAGCGGCAATGACCGGGGTTTCCCCCAGCAGGCTCAACAGTGCGTCGGCATTGCTCAGTTGCAGCGGGCCGTGTTTGCTCGACAGGTTCAGGCGCAGGTCATCGGGGTAGCTGCCAGGCTGTAACAACGGGCCCAGGGTCAAGTATCCGGACGTTTCGCCGCTGCCATACGCTAGCCACCGTCCGCGCCCCAGCGCCTGGCACGCGTTCGCCATCGTCGATGACATGCGGCGCAGTGCCAGGGCTTTCATGCGTCACCTGCCGGCTGTAGAGACAGCTCCACGGCATGGCCCAGGGCCTGGGAAAACGCCTCCTCGCAGGCGGGCTGATGGCGGCCCAGGCGCCCCAGCACATCGCGACGCGAGAAGCTCAGACGGATCGCCCAATGGGAGGGATTTTTTTGCGCCTGGATCTGTACCTTGCCCAGGTTGGGCATCAGCAGGGTGGCGCTGAACGGGCGATTGCCCACGTCTGGCAGCCGCAGTGCCAGTTCATCGACCAGCTGTGTCGGGACGCCCTCGATGGGCGTGAACATTGAAAAATGGCTGCTCCCACCGTCCTGTGAGCCGGACTGATCGTCCTGCTCGCCCGGCAGCGGCGCGATCAATTGCTCAAAGAGCACACCGTCAGCGTCCAGCTGCGGGCTGCTGTCACTCAGCACTCGGCTGTCGGCTTGACGGTTGCGCAGCACGTCATTGCGCTTGGGCGCCGGGTTGCCGGTCGGGTAAGGCGTGGCGGGCACGGCGGCTGTTTTTACCGGCGCCGGTGGCGGTGCCAGGTGCTTAATCGGCTCAGTTCTCATCAAGGCTCTCACTCATGCAGGAGAGTTTTTCCACCGCACGCTGGTGCGCCTTGACGGCTTGCTGCGCTTGCTGAAGTTGGTACTCCTGCTCCTCGATGCGTCCGCGCAACTGGCTGACGCTCTGACGGATGTGCGCGAGGTGGTCGAGCATGCGTCGCTCCTTTTCGTGCCAACGTTCGATATCGTTCAGCTCCATGGTTCTTTCCAGGTGCGTGTCCGACAGCTGTTGACGTCGCAGCTTCTGGTTATCGCGTTCCTGATTGAGCGAAGCCGTGCTGATCAGCAACTGCTCCTGGAGCTGGTGCAGTTCCTGCTCGATTTGCCGACGGGCACGTTCTGCGCTCGCCTGACGGTGTAGGCGCAACGGCGTCAGTACGCAGATGGCGTGCTCCAATGCAGCGCGGTCCAGGTCTACTTCCAGGTCTTCGTCCATGTTCAATCCGGTAATTGCGAGGTGATGTAATCGAGGCGCGCCAGGGTGTCGTCGAGGCTCACAGGCTCACGCAGGTCCTGGCGCAGGAACTGGTTGATTGTTTCGTGCAGCTGCACCGCGCAGTCGGTGACCGGATCCGTCCCGGCCTGGTATTCCCCCAGGCGCAGGAGCATTTCCACTT from the Pseudomonas antarctica genome contains:
- a CDS encoding FliM/FliN family flagellar motor switch protein: MNEPHFGADSDVGKKEASVPFDEEPRQPWDDHAPTDMPAHDAAPASALNGLSLELTVRAGDVSFTLDEMQRLAPGSVVGITGIAPGEATLCHGERVVAHGELVDVDGRLGLRITRVVFDR
- a CDS encoding type III secretion system HrpP C-terminal domain-containing protein → MRTEPIKHLAPPPAPVKTAAVPATPYPTGNPAPKRNDVLRNRQADSRVLSDSSPQLDADGVLFEQLIAPLPGEQDDQSGSQDGGSSHFSMFTPIEGVPTQLVDELALRLPDVGNRPFSATLLMPNLGKVQIQAQKNPSHWAIRLSFSRRDVLGRLGRHQPACEEAFSQALGHAVELSLQPAGDA